The following coding sequences lie in one Tichowtungia aerotolerans genomic window:
- a CDS encoding SUMF1/EgtB/PvdO family nonheme iron enzyme has product MIQTIMMTLAGLCGVAAATVIEHDGTSVSIDFVEIGAAGNSADPTNGIGAVSYAYQIGQYELTEAQWDTVQAISGGELGAGTSNGADAPVASITWNEIAMYCNWLTTGDFESGAYTIHNGEVVAVMDRAKAALAFGTVYVIPTEDEWYKAAYYSVSNGVFSGYANGLNVQASGDKVTGENHLKESEGGLGLWNVGEGLLEQNGTYDMGGNLAEFTESGGWGARIVRDSYFGWSTKPGAVENTDLNDKAESYASTSYGVRLAAVTIAPLEFVEIGDPGNSADGNGIGAVDYTYEIGKYELTEGQWDMVRAFSDGLLGVGTANGVTAPVGDMSWNEIAMYCNWLTTGNFDSGAYAISNGVVIDVKTRAEAIAKYGTVYVIPTEDEWYKAAYYSTNTASFSDYVNGTDVMPDGLQGTGENHLKETEGGLGLWNVGLSMLEQNGTYDMGGNLAEWTESGVWGSRIVRDSWYGWTTKSGANENTGLNTKLESYDSTSYGVRLARVTGELSSESRTITHNGSSVSMEFVRIGSSGNSADTNGVGAVSYSYKIGKYELTEGQWNAIRQISGGVLGEGSDNGPFNPVSYISWNEIAMYCNWLTTGDFESGAYTISDGVVTAVMDHEAAQSLYGTVYVIPTEDEWYKAAYYSTGSGTYSGYANGTDVMPSGAKIVGENHIKEGATEDGVVGLGLWTIGEGVQEQNGTYDMGGNMAEFTETAGGLGRVVRDAPYSWTAKSGAVENTGTNTKAEDYQSSVYSVRLAVLEPEETTAQGVPVAWMNDNGVSDEYDTAEQTDADGDGLLMWEEYYCGTDPNNAGSAFKVALSGSELSWTASSANSTAPFNVFRSIDLTSGWEQVATNVTRSATGTTSWTDPNPPTESQVFYKTTFDIP; this is encoded by the coding sequence ATGATTCAAACCATAATGATGACGCTTGCGGGGCTTTGTGGTGTGGCCGCAGCGACCGTGATTGAGCATGACGGCACATCGGTGTCGATCGATTTCGTGGAGATCGGAGCGGCTGGTAACAGCGCGGACCCGACCAACGGGATCGGTGCGGTGAGCTATGCGTATCAGATCGGTCAATATGAGTTGACTGAAGCGCAGTGGGATACGGTTCAGGCCATCAGTGGCGGAGAGCTGGGTGCAGGCACATCAAACGGTGCAGATGCTCCGGTTGCCAGTATCACCTGGAATGAAATTGCCATGTACTGCAACTGGCTGACCACCGGTGATTTTGAAAGCGGTGCGTACACTATTCATAACGGCGAGGTCGTTGCAGTAATGGATCGTGCGAAGGCTGCCCTGGCATTTGGTACGGTCTATGTGATCCCAACCGAGGATGAATGGTATAAGGCGGCTTATTATTCTGTTTCGAACGGGGTTTTCTCCGGTTATGCCAATGGTCTGAATGTGCAGGCCAGCGGCGATAAAGTGACGGGTGAAAATCATTTGAAGGAATCCGAGGGCGGTCTCGGTCTGTGGAATGTCGGCGAAGGTCTGCTGGAGCAGAACGGCACCTATGATATGGGTGGAAATTTGGCCGAGTTTACAGAAAGCGGAGGCTGGGGAGCCCGTATCGTGCGCGACTCCTACTTTGGTTGGTCGACGAAGCCGGGTGCCGTTGAAAATACGGACTTAAATGATAAAGCTGAAAGCTATGCAAGTACGTCATACGGCGTTCGTTTGGCGGCAGTGACCATTGCGCCTTTGGAATTTGTTGAAATCGGTGATCCCGGGAACAGTGCAGACGGCAACGGAATCGGTGCGGTTGATTATACCTATGAAATCGGCAAGTACGAACTGACGGAAGGTCAGTGGGATATGGTTCGTGCGTTCAGCGACGGTCTGCTTGGAGTGGGGACCGCCAATGGGGTGACCGCTCCGGTTGGAGACATGAGCTGGAATGAAATTGCGATGTACTGCAACTGGTTGACGACCGGTAATTTTGACAGCGGTGCTTATGCGATCAGCAATGGCGTTGTGATTGATGTGAAAACCCGCGCGGAAGCGATTGCAAAATACGGAACCGTCTATGTGATTCCGACTGAGGATGAGTGGTACAAGGCGGCTTATTATTCCACAAATACGGCGAGCTTCTCCGACTATGTCAACGGCACAGATGTGATGCCGGACGGTCTGCAGGGAACCGGAGAAAACCACCTCAAGGAAACAGAAGGAGGTTTGGGCCTGTGGAATGTCGGCCTAAGTATGCTGGAGCAGAACGGCACCTATGACATGGGTGGTAATCTTGCGGAGTGGACAGAAAGCGGGGTTTGGGGTTCCCGCATTGTGCGTGACTCCTGGTATGGGTGGACAACCAAGTCCGGTGCAAATGAAAATACCGGCTTGAACACCAAGCTGGAAAGCTATGACTCCACCTCTTACGGCGTTCGTCTGGCTCGGGTGACGGGAGAGCTTTCCAGCGAGTCCCGCACCATTACTCATAATGGTTCTTCGGTTTCTATGGAGTTTGTGCGGATTGGTTCTTCCGGAAACAGTGCAGACACCAATGGAGTCGGCGCGGTGTCTTATTCCTATAAGATCGGAAAGTATGAGCTGACCGAAGGACAGTGGAATGCGATTCGTCAGATTAGCGGCGGGGTTCTTGGTGAAGGATCGGACAATGGACCGTTTAATCCGGTGAGTTATATTTCCTGGAATGAAATTGCGATGTACTGCAACTGGCTGACTACGGGTGATTTCGAAAGTGGAGCCTATACCATCAGTGACGGTGTGGTGACCGCTGTGATGGATCATGAGGCGGCCCAGTCTCTGTATGGAACCGTTTATGTGATTCCGACCGAAGATGAGTGGTATAAGGCTGCTTATTATTCAACCGGCAGTGGAACATACTCCGGGTATGCCAATGGCACCGATGTGATGCCAAGCGGCGCGAAAATTGTCGGAGAAAACCACATCAAGGAGGGGGCTACAGAAGACGGGGTGGTGGGTCTTGGCCTGTGGACGATCGGCGAGGGCGTTCAGGAGCAGAACGGCACCTATGACATGGGCGGTAACATGGCTGAGTTTACAGAAACAGCCGGTGGTCTCGGCCGTGTTGTTCGCGATGCTCCGTACAGCTGGACAGCTAAGTCTGGTGCGGTGGAAAATACCGGCACCAACACCAAGGCGGAAGATTATCAAAGCAGTGTATACTCGGTTCGTCTGGCTGTGCTCGAGCCGGAAGAAACCACAGCTCAGGGTGTTCCGGTTGCATGGATGAATGACAATGGAGTCAGCGATGAATACGACACCGCAGAACAGACCGATGCCGATGGCGACGGACTGCTGATGTGGGAAGAGTATTACTGTGGAACCGATCCCAACAATGCAGGGTCTGCATTTAAAGTGGCTCTGAGCGGTTCTGAACTGAGCTGGACCGCAAGTTCAGCAAACAGCACGGCTCCGTTTAATGTGTTCCGCTCCATTGATCTGACATCCGGTTGGGAGCAGGTGGCTACAAACGTAACCCGCAGTGCAACGGGAACCACCAGCTGGACAGATCCGAACCCGCCGACTGAATCGCAGGTCTTCTATAAGACAACATTCGATATTCCCTGA
- a CDS encoding sodium:solute symporter, translating to MNFFTGVDWIVLFAYFVGTMSIGFFFMRKSSSTEAYTAAKRSLPGWACGLSIFATYLSSVSFLGLPGKAYATNWNAFVFSLSLPIATFVAIRWFMPYYRSSGEVSAYAHLEKRFGSWARVYASSCYLLTQLARMGAVLYLMALPMSVLLGWDIRIVILVVGISVTVYSFVGGVMAVIWSDALQAIVLMGGALLCSVLMLFKMPEGPGEIFRVAMDADKFSLGSFGPSLVEPTFWVVLIYGIFINLQNFGIDQSFVQRYIASGSEKDARKTVLIGGLLYLPVSLIFFFIGTQLFAFYHAQPGDLVEVRQLVATQRVIQEGIASGTAEFGVRVSEIATTLTDKEIGDKVFPHFIGKYLPPGITGLLIAAIFAAAMSTLSTSLNSSATLMMSDWYKRFIRPDASERQTMRVLYGATIVWGLLGTGVAFLLINISSALDAWWVLSGIFGGGMLGLFLLGVISRKANNPISVTAAILGLLVIAWMTLSPMLKSPALEGLQSHFHSFLIPVFGTLTILLSGLILSRFRKA from the coding sequence ATGAACTTTTTTACCGGAGTAGACTGGATCGTTTTATTTGCCTATTTCGTAGGCACCATGTCGATTGGCTTTTTCTTCATGCGAAAAAGCAGTTCGACCGAAGCCTATACGGCAGCCAAACGATCCTTGCCGGGATGGGCCTGCGGGCTCTCCATTTTTGCCACTTATCTAAGCAGCGTCAGTTTCCTGGGGTTGCCGGGCAAAGCTTATGCAACCAACTGGAATGCATTTGTGTTCAGCCTATCACTTCCGATTGCAACCTTTGTTGCCATCCGGTGGTTCATGCCGTACTACCGCAGCAGCGGAGAAGTCTCGGCCTATGCGCATCTTGAAAAACGGTTTGGCTCCTGGGCCCGTGTCTATGCCAGCAGTTGCTACCTGCTCACCCAGCTCGCCCGCATGGGCGCGGTGCTTTATCTGATGGCGCTTCCAATGAGCGTCCTGCTCGGTTGGGACATTCGGATTGTGATTCTTGTCGTCGGCATTTCCGTCACCGTGTACAGCTTTGTCGGCGGAGTGATGGCCGTCATCTGGTCCGATGCCCTGCAGGCCATCGTGCTGATGGGCGGCGCGCTGCTTTGCTCGGTTCTCATGCTGTTTAAAATGCCGGAAGGCCCCGGTGAAATCTTCCGGGTGGCGATGGACGCCGACAAATTCAGCCTGGGAAGTTTCGGCCCGTCACTGGTCGAGCCGACCTTCTGGGTCGTGCTCATCTACGGCATTTTCATCAACCTGCAGAACTTCGGAATCGACCAGAGCTTTGTCCAGCGCTACATCGCCTCCGGGTCTGAAAAAGATGCGCGCAAAACCGTGCTGATCGGCGGCCTGCTGTATCTGCCGGTTTCGCTGATCTTCTTTTTCATCGGAACCCAGCTCTTTGCGTTCTACCACGCCCAGCCGGGCGATCTGGTTGAAGTACGCCAGCTCGTGGCAACCCAGCGGGTTATTCAGGAAGGCATTGCCAGTGGAACCGCCGAATTCGGCGTGCGCGTGTCTGAAATCGCAACCACGCTGACCGATAAAGAAATCGGGGACAAAGTGTTCCCGCACTTTATCGGCAAATATCTGCCACCCGGAATTACCGGCCTGCTGATCGCGGCCATCTTTGCCGCGGCCATGAGTACGCTCTCCACCAGCCTGAACTCATCCGCCACCTTAATGATGAGCGACTGGTATAAACGTTTTATCCGGCCCGACGCCTCGGAGCGCCAGACCATGCGCGTACTATATGGCGCAACCATCGTCTGGGGACTGCTCGGAACCGGCGTGGCGTTTCTGTTGATCAACATCAGCAGCGCATTGGATGCCTGGTGGGTGCTCTCCGGAATTTTCGGCGGCGGTATGCTCGGTCTCTTCCTGCTGGGAGTCATCAGTCGCAAGGCAAACAATCCGATCTCCGTGACGGCCGCCATTCTGGGACTTTTGGTCATTGCCTGGATGACGCTCTCGCCCATGCTGAAATCTCCGGCGCTGGAAGGACTGCAGTCGCACTTCCACTCCTTCCTGATTCCGGTGTTCGGAACGCTTACCATTCTTTTGAGCGGACTCATTCTGAGCCGTTTTCGTAAAGCCTGA
- a CDS encoding IclR family transcriptional regulator: MPSFQKGLDILEYIAGSQDGLRLTDIAQHMDLPASNITLYLNTLIHRNWIIREPHKKKFLINPKAVELFHNAQDNLVHKLLPCADKSMQALHKKYNENILLVMQKGNSFSIVKHIASTHVMRVLIQDEPDYCMHVTAAGRAILAFLPEPTIERYIKTASYVKLTDKTTSDEKTLRETLKKTKEKGYAFNPGEFESEVMATAAPIIINDRPVAALVVQFPTIRHSAEEAESAAVDIMKQARNIEADLIKAL, translated from the coding sequence TTGCCATCCTTTCAGAAGGGCCTGGATATTCTGGAATATATTGCCGGCAGCCAGGATGGCTTGCGCTTAACGGATATCGCGCAACACATGGATCTGCCCGCCTCTAATATTACCCTCTATCTAAACACGCTGATTCACCGCAACTGGATCATCCGTGAGCCGCACAAGAAAAAGTTTTTGATCAACCCGAAAGCCGTAGAGCTGTTTCATAATGCACAGGATAACCTGGTTCACAAGCTGCTGCCCTGTGCCGACAAGTCGATGCAGGCACTGCACAAAAAATATAATGAAAACATTCTGCTGGTGATGCAGAAGGGAAATTCATTTTCAATCGTCAAACACATTGCCTCAACCCACGTCATGCGCGTGCTGATTCAGGACGAGCCCGATTACTGCATGCATGTCACCGCAGCCGGGCGCGCCATTCTGGCTTTTCTGCCTGAACCAACGATCGAGCGCTACATTAAGACGGCGTCTTATGTGAAGCTGACCGACAAAACCACCAGTGACGAAAAAACACTGCGCGAAACCCTGAAAAAAACCAAAGAAAAGGGCTATGCATTTAACCCCGGAGAGTTTGAATCCGAGGTTATGGCAACCGCGGCCCCGATCATTATCAACGACCGACCGGTCGCCGCACTGGTGGTTCAGTTCCCGACCATCCGCCATAGCGCAGAAGAAGCCGAATCCGCCGCAGTCGACATCATGAAACAGGCCCGCAACATTGAGGCCGATCTGATCAAAGCTCTGTAA
- a CDS encoding sialate O-acetylesterase — MMKRLFIGLLILLAAECFSEGLQLPTVFSDHMVLQRDQSVPVWGSGTPGEKITVEFAGQSKTAVVDSSNHWKIMLDPVPASSEPRKLAVSGSGEAVSFSDVLVGDVWLCSGQSNMEWSMDRTENAQESIDAADYPLIRLYDTPRRVAGEPAGRIDAAWTRCSSERVSTFSGVAYYFGRKLHQDLDVPVGLWLSAYGGTKIEAWTPPCGLKSVELLADTVNLPPLSGEDKEDRHIPTVLYNGMLHDNVPFAIRGAIWYQGESNHTEGSLYVERSRALINGWRELWGRDFPFYFVQIAPYQYKEEDARILPVFWEAQAEVARTIPNTGMAVISEYTTLDNIHPVNKEVPGERLALLAEAGTYGMDVEFSGPVFQGLEKSDGTLTVAFDFADGLTTRNGKMPNWFEIAGDDGAFYLAQAEIKGNCVVLHSPRVPHPQAVRFAWHKRAVPNLINAAGLPAVSFRSQ, encoded by the coding sequence ATGATGAAACGTCTGTTTATTGGGCTGCTTATTCTGTTGGCGGCAGAGTGTTTTTCGGAGGGGTTGCAGCTTCCTACCGTCTTTTCGGACCATATGGTTTTGCAACGCGACCAGTCGGTTCCGGTATGGGGCAGTGGAACGCCTGGGGAAAAAATTACGGTCGAGTTTGCCGGGCAAAGCAAAACCGCGGTTGTGGATTCTTCCAATCATTGGAAAATCATGCTCGATCCCGTGCCAGCATCTTCCGAACCTCGGAAGCTGGCGGTATCCGGTTCCGGGGAAGCGGTTTCTTTCTCTGACGTTTTAGTAGGGGACGTGTGGCTGTGTTCCGGGCAGTCCAATATGGAGTGGTCGATGGACCGAACCGAGAATGCGCAGGAAAGTATTGATGCTGCAGATTATCCTTTGATTCGCCTGTATGATACGCCGCGCCGGGTGGCCGGTGAGCCGGCCGGGCGCATTGATGCGGCCTGGACGAGGTGCTCGTCTGAGCGTGTGAGCACCTTTTCCGGGGTGGCCTATTATTTCGGGCGCAAACTTCATCAGGATTTAGATGTTCCTGTTGGTCTTTGGCTCAGCGCTTACGGCGGAACCAAGATCGAGGCGTGGACGCCGCCGTGCGGATTGAAGAGCGTTGAGTTGTTGGCCGATACGGTCAATTTGCCGCCGCTGTCCGGCGAGGATAAGGAGGATCGGCACATTCCGACCGTGCTTTACAATGGAATGCTGCATGACAATGTGCCGTTCGCCATTCGGGGTGCCATTTGGTATCAGGGTGAAAGCAACCATACCGAAGGGTCACTGTATGTGGAGCGCAGTCGGGCGCTGATTAATGGCTGGCGGGAGCTTTGGGGGCGGGATTTTCCTTTCTATTTTGTTCAGATCGCGCCGTATCAATATAAGGAAGAGGATGCGCGGATTCTTCCGGTGTTCTGGGAGGCTCAGGCCGAGGTTGCGCGAACGATTCCAAATACTGGAATGGCGGTTATCAGCGAGTATACCACGCTGGATAATATTCATCCGGTGAATAAGGAGGTTCCCGGGGAACGACTGGCATTGCTGGCCGAGGCTGGAACCTATGGAATGGATGTTGAGTTCAGCGGTCCGGTTTTCCAAGGTTTGGAAAAGTCCGACGGGACGCTGACGGTTGCTTTCGATTTTGCGGACGGGTTGACGACCCGCAATGGAAAAATGCCTAACTGGTTTGAAATTGCCGGTGACGACGGGGCGTTTTATTTGGCGCAGGCTGAAATTAAGGGGAACTGTGTGGTCCTTCACTCTCCCAGAGTACCGCATCCGCAAGCGGTTCGTTTTGCCTGGCATAAACGGGCGGTTCCCAACCTAATCAATGCGGCCGGACTGCCTGCGGTTTCTTTTCGCAGCCAATAA
- a CDS encoding dihydrodipicolinate synthase family protein, which produces MINGYQKIKGIVPPMVTPLKSQDELDVEGLERLVEHIIKGGVSGLFLLGTTGEGPGLSYALRRELLERTCKLVNGRVPVLACVTDTSFTESVHLAQVAADCGCHAAVLSAPYYFVPDSPELIEYVAHITSQIPLPLYLYNMPGLTKVNFSMDVLKAAMDMPGIVGLKDSSCSMLYFHQVRALIGERDDFGLLVGPEEMLAETVLLGGDGGVNGGANLFPRLYVELYKAAENKDMERISRLQKEVLAVAHSLYTVGSHPSSLIKGLKCALSLEGICSDVVAEPFQSFRSKEREQVASLLGDLKGKIDTALN; this is translated from the coding sequence GTGATTAACGGATATCAGAAAATAAAAGGGATTGTGCCGCCGATGGTGACCCCGCTCAAGAGTCAGGACGAACTGGACGTAGAAGGTCTGGAGCGCCTGGTGGAGCACATTATTAAGGGTGGAGTCAGCGGATTGTTCCTGCTGGGAACGACGGGCGAGGGACCGGGACTCAGTTATGCATTGCGCCGTGAGCTGCTGGAACGAACCTGTAAACTGGTCAACGGCCGGGTGCCGGTTCTGGCCTGTGTCACCGATACTTCATTTACAGAATCTGTCCATTTGGCACAGGTTGCTGCGGACTGCGGATGCCATGCCGCCGTTCTTTCTGCTCCATACTATTTTGTTCCGGATTCCCCGGAACTGATTGAGTATGTCGCCCACATCACATCACAGATTCCATTGCCGCTCTATCTGTACAACATGCCGGGGCTGACTAAAGTGAACTTCAGCATGGATGTGCTCAAGGCCGCCATGGATATGCCGGGAATTGTCGGGCTGAAAGACAGCTCCTGCTCCATGCTTTATTTCCATCAGGTCCGCGCGCTCATCGGAGAGCGCGATGACTTCGGACTGCTGGTCGGCCCGGAAGAAATGCTCGCGGAAACCGTTCTGCTGGGCGGAGATGGCGGCGTGAACGGCGGCGCCAACCTGTTTCCCAGATTATATGTGGAGCTGTACAAGGCGGCTGAAAACAAAGACATGGAGCGCATTTCCCGCCTGCAGAAAGAAGTGCTGGCGGTTGCGCATTCATTGTATACGGTAGGGAGTCATCCTTCGTCGCTGATCAAAGGGCTGAAGTGTGCACTGTCTCTGGAAGGCATTTGCAGCGACGTCGTTGCCGAACCGTTCCAGAGCTTCCGCAGCAAAGAGCGGGAGCAGGTCGCCAGCCTGCTTGGTGACCTCAAGGGCAAGATCGATACCGCACTGAATTAA
- a CDS encoding FG-GAP repeat domain-containing protein gives MRTKPLNTHCLRVANTNKFRHTHLILLSAFFLFGSVSLSEGIYFSMESASQYFYENFDLNAGNLTDSANWTAVSAAGDGPVQVIDTTGDLGQSLSFLRLYPSGKRAELTGANQEDVGRTFSATTSGTLYYSFLMKVTEAPSANTFITYMRSGSVYGARLYTQPESASSYRLGISNSNTTSPSLVSESLDVGRTYFVVVEYAFITDGTDTLSLYLNPVPGQSQPDTPDALYSGTEISSFDTIALRQTTGCGTFELDELRVGTSWEAVAPFVAAPTSFSAGEAIPVGGTEPYGTIGITSWTASGTADVFGNGPYDLFVGLRNLYPFDHFDTNNVPVYGERIDISSAISNGQVFQDSTGNIYALASSDTTVYLRKFDKATLTFNYEATYTDMPRSVSDINGFISSDGKLHLFYTIGDGTEYYPVPGSHDIDYRPFDGSGFWTGGINYSLLYYARFSDTTLTTLETDDRVGTGTENYEFMFGCGGLAIANYGSGTLEHRLIGANKQGNVRSFHNASSSGMSINGMSYAVDNTDARVMLRHPIINAKPIVIANPASGLSDLIISDTGRIWHYPLEGLKDANSPIYGKRSPVLCRAGEIACGALPVISPGDVDNDGLTDFIIGNDAGELLFLRNIGTSGAAEFPEPIEILAGDEPLRIRSGYSTIQGPGEANWGYTCPTLFDWNADGKLDIVLNSSFGNILVLLQIDGTANPPTFTKPLQLFCDSLDLRLCWRSQPGVTTWGGQTDPCIIANDENDEFRCFYRLDNQNVIRGDVLRLTTGEAIHAHDGRYGGQWGRSKIVPVDWDQDGKIDLLVGTGRAQAIPGEGGIPDNLPDEERQSSVLFLRNAGSNASPEFEYPVRICYDDAPIQLGVHSCSPALADFGEGSLALVVGEEDGTIIYYPRDNLSNLPD, from the coding sequence ATGAGAACAAAGCCCCTGAATACACATTGTTTGCGAGTTGCCAACACAAACAAGTTCCGGCACACCCACCTTATCCTGCTCTCAGCCTTTTTCCTGTTCGGCTCTGTATCGCTCTCTGAAGGCATCTACTTTTCCATGGAAAGCGCCAGTCAGTATTTTTATGAAAACTTCGACCTCAACGCCGGTAATCTGACCGACTCCGCAAACTGGACGGCGGTTTCAGCCGCCGGCGACGGTCCGGTTCAGGTCATCGACACCACGGGCGACCTGGGGCAATCTCTCTCATTCCTTCGGTTATACCCGTCCGGGAAACGCGCGGAACTGACCGGAGCAAATCAGGAAGATGTCGGACGCACCTTTTCGGCAACAACCAGTGGAACGCTATATTATTCGTTTCTGATGAAGGTCACAGAAGCTCCGTCGGCCAACACCTTTATTACATATATGCGATCCGGCAGCGTGTACGGTGCGCGACTCTACACCCAGCCCGAATCCGCCAGCAGCTATCGACTGGGAATCAGCAACAGCAACACCACCAGCCCGTCACTGGTTTCCGAATCATTGGACGTGGGCCGCACCTATTTTGTCGTCGTTGAATACGCGTTCATCACAGACGGCACCGACACGCTATCGCTCTATCTCAATCCGGTTCCCGGCCAATCTCAACCAGACACGCCGGATGCGCTCTATTCGGGCACCGAAATCTCTTCGTTCGACACCATCGCACTACGACAGACCACTGGTTGCGGAACCTTCGAGCTGGACGAACTTCGCGTCGGCACATCCTGGGAAGCAGTCGCTCCCTTTGTCGCCGCGCCAACAAGCTTTTCGGCGGGCGAAGCCATTCCGGTCGGCGGCACAGAACCCTACGGAACAATCGGCATCACATCCTGGACGGCCAGCGGAACTGCCGATGTGTTCGGCAACGGTCCCTACGACCTGTTTGTCGGACTGCGCAATCTCTATCCGTTTGACCATTTCGACACCAACAACGTCCCGGTTTACGGCGAACGCATCGATATCTCCTCAGCCATCTCAAACGGACAGGTTTTTCAGGACAGCACTGGAAACATCTATGCTCTGGCCTCCTCCGACACCACCGTCTATCTGCGAAAATTCGATAAAGCCACACTCACATTCAACTATGAGGCCACCTATACAGACATGCCCCGGAGCGTCAGCGACATCAACGGCTTCATCAGCAGCGACGGCAAACTGCACCTCTTCTACACTATCGGCGACGGCACCGAATACTACCCGGTCCCGGGCTCGCACGACATCGACTACCGCCCCTTCGACGGCTCCGGCTTCTGGACCGGCGGCATCAACTATTCACTTCTTTACTACGCCCGCTTCAGCGACACCACGCTCACCACACTCGAAACCGACGACCGAGTCGGCACCGGCACGGAAAACTATGAATTCATGTTCGGGTGCGGTGGACTGGCCATCGCCAACTACGGCAGCGGAACCCTCGAACACCGGCTGATCGGGGCAAACAAACAGGGCAACGTGCGCAGCTTCCACAACGCATCCTCCTCCGGCATGTCCATCAATGGAATGTCCTACGCCGTCGACAACACGGATGCCCGCGTCATGCTGCGCCACCCGATCATCAATGCCAAACCGATCGTCATCGCCAATCCCGCCTCCGGACTCTCCGACCTCATCATCTCCGACACCGGACGCATCTGGCACTATCCCCTCGAAGGCCTCAAAGACGCCAACAGCCCTATCTACGGCAAACGCTCCCCCGTTCTGTGCCGCGCAGGCGAGATTGCCTGCGGCGCCCTGCCCGTCATTTCTCCCGGCGACGTCGACAATGACGGACTGACCGACTTCATCATCGGCAACGACGCCGGCGAACTTCTCTTCCTGCGCAACATCGGCACCTCCGGGGCCGCCGAATTCCCCGAGCCCATTGAGATTCTGGCAGGCGACGAACCCCTGCGAATCCGCAGCGGATACAGCACCATTCAGGGCCCCGGCGAAGCCAACTGGGGTTATACCTGCCCAACCCTCTTCGACTGGAATGCGGATGGCAAACTCGACATCGTTCTCAACAGTTCATTCGGCAACATCCTCGTTCTGCTTCAAATCGACGGAACCGCCAACCCGCCAACCTTCACCAAACCCCTCCAGCTCTTCTGCGACAGCCTCGATCTGCGCCTGTGCTGGCGCTCACAACCCGGTGTCACCACCTGGGGCGGTCAAACCGACCCGTGCATCATCGCCAACGATGAAAACGACGAATTCAGATGTTTCTACCGACTCGACAACCAGAACGTCATCCGCGGCGACGTCCTGCGACTCACCACCGGCGAAGCCATCCACGCACACGACGGGCGCTACGGCGGACAGTGGGGCCGCTCAAAAATCGTCCCGGTCGACTGGGACCAGGATGGAAAGATCGACCTCCTCGTCGGCACAGGCCGCGCTCAGGCCATTCCCGGCGAAGGCGGAATTCCAGATAACCTGCCCGACGAAGAACGCCAGTCATCTGTGCTGTTCCTGCGCAACGCCGGCAGCAACGCCTCCCCGGAATTCGAATATCCAGTCCGGATCTGTTACGACGACGCGCCAATTCAGCTGGGCGTCCACAGCTGCTCCCCGGCACTGGCCGACTTTGGAGAAGGCTCTCTCGCCCTCGTCGTCGGGGAAGAAGACGGAACCATCATTTACTACCCGCGAGACAACCTCAGCAACCTGCCCGACTGA
- a CDS encoding formylglycine-generating enzyme family protein, with product MKIQFVSMGLIAGFCCLAQGERIAHGGVNIEMEFVTIGNPNNPAHESGFGAVPYEYQIAIHEVTADQWEQVAKKESIMNCPKAPVWKDNEPAAGITWVGAAMFCNWLTSGDALEGAYHFDEFGTLMAIDRELALKKYDPIYVLPSEDEWVKAAYYNGFTYSKFANGAETAPPRVAENRTRSENVWAVGSGVFEQNGTYDMGGNLAEWTESAFDGGSDYSSKRATRDAAYRFGTTSSIEVRTGKDSTAYASSAYGFRVVKVNK from the coding sequence GTGAAGATTCAGTTTGTCAGTATGGGGTTAATTGCAGGGTTTTGTTGTCTGGCGCAGGGAGAGCGTATTGCTCATGGCGGTGTGAACATCGAAATGGAGTTTGTTACCATCGGAAACCCAAACAACCCGGCGCATGAGTCCGGTTTTGGGGCGGTTCCTTATGAATACCAGATTGCGATTCATGAAGTGACTGCAGATCAGTGGGAGCAGGTCGCAAAGAAAGAGTCTATCATGAATTGTCCCAAGGCCCCGGTTTGGAAAGACAATGAGCCTGCTGCCGGAATCACCTGGGTGGGAGCCGCCATGTTCTGCAACTGGCTGACTTCCGGTGATGCGCTCGAAGGTGCGTATCATTTTGATGAATTCGGAACCTTGATGGCCATTGACCGGGAACTCGCCCTGAAGAAATATGATCCCATTTACGTGCTTCCCTCGGAAGACGAGTGGGTGAAGGCGGCGTACTACAATGGGTTTACTTATTCCAAATTTGCAAATGGAGCAGAGACGGCTCCACCTCGGGTTGCAGAGAATCGGACGCGTTCAGAAAATGTATGGGCTGTGGGCAGTGGTGTGTTTGAGCAAAACGGCACCTACGACATGGGCGGCAATCTGGCGGAGTGGACCGAAAGCGCATTTGATGGAGGCTCGGATTATTCCTCCAAACGGGCCACGCGGGATGCTGCATACCGATTCGGAACCACATCGTCCATTGAAGTGCGTACGGGAAAAGATAGTACAGCTTATGCCAGCAGTGCTTATGGGTTTCGGGTTGTGAAGGTCAATAAATAG